The Leucobacter chromiiresistens genome has a window encoding:
- a CDS encoding F0F1 ATP synthase subunit gamma: MGAQLRVYRQKIRSAQTTKKITRAMELIAASRIQKAKARVEASTPYTTAITRAVSAVATHSNSDHPLLTEAEKVERAAVVIFTSDRGLAGAFNSQVLREAEELSELLRSEGKDVVYYLIGRKAQGYFSFRRRPSERVWTGDTENPTFETGSEVAESLLEIFGRPAAEGGAQEIHLVYNRLISMVSQVPQVHRLLPLQIVEGVAEATDAPESLYEFEPDADTVLDRLLPAYIESRVYNAMLESAAAKHAATQKAMKSASDNADSLIRDYTRLANNARQAEITQQISEIVGGADALSG, encoded by the coding sequence ATGGGAGCGCAACTTCGGGTCTACCGGCAGAAGATTCGTTCTGCCCAGACGACCAAGAAGATCACCCGTGCGATGGAGCTGATCGCGGCATCTCGCATCCAGAAGGCGAAGGCGCGGGTCGAAGCCTCGACGCCGTACACCACCGCGATCACCCGCGCGGTTTCCGCCGTCGCCACGCACTCGAATTCCGACCACCCGCTGCTCACCGAGGCTGAGAAGGTCGAGCGCGCAGCGGTCGTCATCTTCACCTCGGATCGCGGCCTCGCCGGCGCCTTCAACTCGCAGGTGCTGCGCGAAGCGGAGGAGCTCAGCGAGCTGCTCCGCAGCGAGGGCAAGGACGTCGTGTACTACCTGATCGGCCGCAAGGCCCAGGGGTACTTCTCGTTCCGCCGTCGTCCCTCCGAGCGCGTCTGGACGGGCGATACCGAGAACCCGACGTTCGAGACGGGCAGCGAAGTCGCCGAGTCGCTGCTCGAGATCTTCGGTCGCCCGGCAGCCGAGGGCGGCGCCCAGGAGATCCACCTCGTCTACAACCGTCTGATCAGCATGGTCAGTCAGGTGCCCCAGGTGCACCGACTGCTGCCCCTGCAGATCGTCGAGGGCGTGGCCGAGGCGACCGATGCCCCGGAGTCGCTCTACGAGTTCGAGCCCGACGCAGACACCGTGCTCGACCGCCTGCTCCCCGCCTACATCGAGTCCCGCGTGTACAACGCCATGCTCGAGTCGGCTGCGGCGAAGCACGCAGCGACGCAGAAGGCGATGAAGTCCGCAAGTGATAACGCCGACTCGCTGATCCGGGATTACACCCGCCTCGCGAACAACGCGCGCCAGGCGGAGATCACCCAGCAGATTTCCGAGATCGTGGGCGGCGCTGACGCGCTGTCCGGTTAA
- the atpA gene encoding F0F1 ATP synthase subunit alpha: MAELSISPDEIRNALKDFAASYEPTEAGKTEVGTVVDAADGIAHVEGLPGVMANELIRFADGTLGLAQNLEENEIGVVVLGEFTGIEEGQQVTRTGEVLSVPVGEGYLGRVVDPLGKPIDGLGEITAIEGRRALELQAPGVMQRKSVHEPLQTGIKAIDAMIPVGRGQRQLIIGDRQTGKTAIAIDTIINQKANWESGDVTKQVRCIYVAIGQKGSTIASVKGALEDAGAMEYTTIVASPASDPAGYKYLAPYTGSAIGQHWMYAGKHVLVIFDDLSKQAEAYRAVSLLLRRPPGREAYPGDVFYLHSRLLERCAKLSDELGAGSMTGLPIIETKANDVSAYIPTNVISITDGQIFLQSDLFNSNQRPAVDVGISVSRVGGDAQVKSIKKVSGTLKLELAQYRALEAFAMFASDLDATSRKQLARGARLTELLKQPQYTPYPVEEQTVSIWAGTKGFMDDVPVEDILRFEREFLDYLGRNSEVLSTLRETNVLDDAIVAELERQIGKFTGEFRTSSGQSLSEQFDAIDEAEIQQEQLVVTKK; encoded by the coding sequence ATGGCAGAACTCTCAATCAGCCCGGACGAGATCCGTAACGCGCTGAAGGACTTCGCAGCGTCGTACGAGCCGACCGAGGCTGGCAAGACCGAGGTCGGCACGGTCGTCGACGCCGCTGACGGCATCGCGCACGTCGAGGGCCTCCCGGGCGTGATGGCGAACGAGCTCATCCGCTTCGCGGACGGCACGCTCGGGCTCGCGCAGAACCTGGAGGAGAACGAGATCGGCGTCGTCGTGCTCGGCGAGTTCACCGGCATCGAAGAGGGCCAGCAGGTCACTCGCACCGGTGAGGTCCTCTCCGTTCCCGTCGGCGAGGGCTACCTCGGCCGCGTGGTCGATCCCCTCGGCAAGCCGATCGACGGCCTCGGCGAGATCACCGCGATCGAGGGCCGCCGTGCGCTCGAGCTGCAGGCCCCCGGCGTCATGCAGCGCAAGTCGGTGCACGAGCCGCTGCAGACCGGCATCAAGGCGATCGACGCGATGATCCCCGTCGGCCGCGGCCAGCGCCAGCTCATCATCGGCGACCGCCAGACCGGCAAGACGGCGATCGCGATCGACACGATCATCAACCAGAAGGCGAACTGGGAGTCGGGCGACGTCACGAAGCAGGTGCGCTGCATCTACGTCGCGATCGGCCAGAAGGGCTCGACCATCGCCTCGGTGAAGGGCGCGCTCGAAGACGCCGGCGCCATGGAGTACACGACCATCGTGGCCTCGCCGGCTTCCGACCCCGCGGGCTACAAGTACCTGGCTCCCTACACCGGCTCGGCCATCGGCCAGCACTGGATGTACGCCGGCAAGCACGTGCTCGTGATCTTCGACGACCTCTCGAAGCAGGCTGAGGCCTACCGCGCCGTGTCGCTGCTGCTGCGCCGTCCGCCGGGGCGCGAGGCCTACCCGGGCGACGTCTTCTACCTGCACTCCCGTCTGCTCGAGCGGTGCGCGAAGCTCTCCGACGAGCTCGGCGCGGGTTCGATGACCGGCCTGCCGATCATCGAGACCAAGGCGAACGACGTCTCCGCCTACATCCCGACCAACGTGATCTCGATCACCGACGGCCAGATCTTCCTGCAGTCGGACCTCTTCAACTCGAACCAGCGTCCCGCGGTCGACGTGGGCATCTCGGTGTCGCGCGTCGGCGGCGATGCGCAGGTGAAGTCGATCAAGAAGGTCTCGGGCACGTTGAAGCTCGAGCTCGCGCAGTACCGCGCGCTCGAGGCGTTCGCGATGTTCGCCTCCGACCTCGACGCGACCAGCCGCAAGCAGCTCGCACGCGGCGCGCGCCTCACCGAGCTGCTCAAGCAGCCGCAGTACACGCCGTACCCGGTGGAGGAGCAGACGGTTTCGATCTGGGCCGGCACCAAGGGATTCATGGACGATGTGCCGGTGGAGGACATCCTCCGCTTCGAGCGCGAGTTCCTCGACTACCTCGGCCGCAACTCCGAGGTGCTGAGCACCCTCCGCGAGACCAACGTCCTCGATGACGCGATCGTCGCCGAGCTCGAGCGCCAGATCGGCAAGTTCACGGGCGAGTTCCGCACGTCGAGCGGGCAGAGCCTGAGCGAGCAGTTCGACGCGATCGACGAAGCCGAGATCCAGCAGGAGCAGCTGGTCGTCACCAAGAAGTAG
- a CDS encoding OsmC family protein encodes MKDLHEYRVGIEWTGNRGSGTSGYRAYGRELLIRADGKPALAGSADPTFHGDRDRWNPEELLVTALAQCHMLSYLHMAVRAGVVVTAYTDAATGAMRQRGIGGAFEEVVLRPRVVVAEAGMVEAARAAHAEASAACFIANSVNFPVRHEPEIVVAPAS; translated from the coding sequence ATGAAGGATCTCCACGAGTACCGCGTCGGCATCGAGTGGACGGGCAACCGGGGGAGCGGGACGAGCGGGTACCGCGCGTACGGGCGCGAGCTGCTGATCCGCGCCGACGGCAAGCCGGCGCTCGCGGGTTCGGCCGATCCGACCTTCCACGGAGACCGCGACCGGTGGAACCCCGAGGAGCTGCTCGTCACGGCGCTCGCGCAGTGCCACATGCTGTCGTACCTGCACATGGCGGTGCGCGCCGGCGTCGTCGTGACGGCGTACACCGACGCTGCGACCGGCGCCATGCGGCAGCGGGGGATCGGCGGCGCGTTCGAGGAGGTCGTGCTGCGCCCGCGCGTGGTCGTGGCCGAGGCCGGCATGGTCGAAGCGGCGCGAGCGGCGCATGCGGAGGCCTCGGCGGCGTGCTTCATCGCGAACTCGGTGAACTTCCCGGTGCGCCACGAGCCCGAGATCGTCGTCGCCCCGGCCTCGTGA
- a CDS encoding aminotransferase class III-fold pyridoxal phosphate-dependent enzyme → MSSAISTAAVRTESSIPQERLVRTEIPGPRSQEIHERRRAVVPPGVHSVLPVYIERAHDSILVDVDGNQIVDVCGGIGVTTVGHTDARVVEAATAQLQNVTHTLFTMTPYEPYVQVAERLAAHVPGSTTAAPYKTLLMNSGAEAVENGVKIARKFTGRPGVAVLEHAYHGRTLLTSSMNHKAAPYALGYGPRVGDIYKAPNSYPLHDGLSGAEAAARTIAFLEKQAGAQDLACLVVEPIQGEGGFIVPADGFLPALAEWCRANGVVFIADEVQAGMARTGTVFSIEQFGVEPDIVLSAKGIAGGLPLAGITGRAEIMDQSQPGGLGGTFGGNPVACAAAVAVFEQIDALDLLGEARRIEAAFGGGLRALQERVPAIAEVRGRGAMLAIEVTKPGTLEPDADLVAGVIDAAAQRGVLLLSSGVHNQAIRFLPSLKMTDELIADVMQVLEESFAAASA, encoded by the coding sequence ATGAGTTCAGCGATCAGCACCGCAGCCGTCCGCACCGAATCCTCCATCCCCCAGGAGCGCCTCGTGCGCACCGAGATCCCGGGGCCCCGATCGCAGGAGATCCACGAGCGGCGCCGCGCGGTCGTGCCGCCCGGCGTGCACAGCGTCCTGCCGGTGTACATCGAGCGCGCGCACGACTCGATCCTCGTCGACGTCGACGGCAACCAGATCGTCGACGTCTGCGGCGGCATCGGGGTCACCACGGTCGGCCACACCGATGCCCGCGTGGTCGAAGCCGCGACGGCGCAGCTGCAGAACGTGACCCACACGCTGTTCACGATGACCCCGTACGAGCCCTACGTGCAGGTCGCCGAGCGCCTCGCGGCGCACGTGCCGGGGTCGACGACCGCCGCGCCCTACAAGACGCTGCTCATGAACTCGGGCGCCGAGGCCGTCGAGAACGGCGTGAAGATCGCGCGCAAGTTCACGGGCCGGCCGGGCGTCGCCGTGCTCGAGCACGCGTACCACGGCCGCACCCTGCTCACGAGCAGCATGAACCATAAGGCCGCGCCCTACGCGCTCGGCTACGGCCCGCGCGTCGGCGACATCTACAAGGCGCCGAACTCGTACCCGCTGCACGACGGCCTCTCGGGCGCGGAGGCCGCCGCGCGCACCATCGCCTTCCTCGAGAAGCAGGCGGGCGCGCAGGATCTCGCGTGCCTCGTCGTGGAGCCCATCCAGGGCGAGGGCGGGTTCATCGTGCCCGCCGACGGCTTCCTCCCCGCGCTCGCGGAGTGGTGCCGCGCGAACGGCGTCGTGTTCATCGCCGACGAGGTGCAGGCCGGCATGGCGCGCACCGGCACCGTCTTCTCCATCGAGCAGTTCGGTGTCGAGCCCGACATCGTGCTCTCGGCCAAGGGCATCGCCGGTGGCCTGCCCCTCGCCGGGATCACCGGCAGGGCGGAGATCATGGACCAGTCGCAGCCGGGCGGCCTCGGGGGCACCTTCGGCGGCAACCCCGTCGCCTGCGCTGCGGCTGTCGCCGTGTTCGAGCAGATCGACGCGCTCGACCTGCTCGGCGAGGCGCGGCGCATCGAGGCCGCGTTCGGCGGCGGCCTGCGCGCCCTGCAGGAGCGCGTTCCCGCGATCGCCGAGGTGCGCGGGCGCGGCGCGATGCTCGCCATCGAGGTCACGAAGCCCGGCACCCTCGAGCCCGACGCCGACCTCGTGGCCGGGGTGATCGACGCTGCGGCGCAGCGCGGCGTGCTGCTGCTCAGCAGCGGCGTGCACAATCAGGCCATCCGCTTCCTGCCGTCGCTGAAGATGACGGACGAGCTCATCGCCGACGTGATGCAGGTGCTCGAGGAGTCGTTCGCCGCCGCGAGCGCGTAG
- a CDS encoding F0F1 ATP synthase subunit B, producing MNNAVFVAAEEGANLNPLLPATYDIVWSAVVFAIILVAFWKVFLPKMQTMLDARAEAIEGNIAKADEAQAKAEAALQEYTAQLASARQEAGEIRESARLDANKIVAKAKEDAVTEQARITHAAQAQIEAERQSAVVSLRKDVGSLAIDLASSVVGASLTDDQKASALVDRFLADLEASEKAAQ from the coding sequence ATGAATAACGCAGTCTTCGTTGCAGCGGAGGAGGGCGCGAACCTCAATCCGCTTCTCCCCGCAACGTACGACATCGTGTGGTCTGCGGTCGTCTTCGCCATCATCCTCGTCGCGTTCTGGAAGGTCTTCCTTCCCAAGATGCAGACGATGCTGGATGCTCGCGCAGAGGCGATCGAGGGCAACATCGCCAAGGCCGACGAGGCTCAGGCGAAGGCCGAGGCCGCGCTCCAGGAGTACACCGCTCAGCTCGCCAGCGCCCGTCAGGAAGCCGGCGAGATCCGTGAGTCCGCCCGCCTCGATGCGAACAAGATCGTCGCGAAGGCGAAGGAGGATGCGGTGACCGAGCAGGCGCGCATCACCCACGCCGCGCAGGCGCAGATCGAGGCCGAGCGCCAGAGCGCAGTCGTGTCTCTGCGCAAGGATGTCGGATCGCTCGCGATCGACCTCGCCTCGAGCGTGGTCGGCGCGTCGCTGACCGACGACCAGAAGGCATCGGCGCTCGTCGACCGCTTCCTGGCCGACCTCGAAGCATCCGAGAAGGCGGCTCAGTAA
- a CDS encoding PP2C family protein-serine/threonine phosphatase, with protein MTARGENGVRRRLNYRAGGELELELSWFAVTDVGRRRENNQDSYVTTPPVFAIADGMGGHSAGEIASAAVVRRLAELGGRELVSEQDIDETLSDAVDDIELDAGDTELGAGTTVTGVVLGTEAEPTWKVFNIGDSRVYQYFKGALSQITVDHSVVQHLIDTGAITEEEAEVHPHANVITRAVGFNEAPIPDYTSLALIPGQRILICSDGLTKELTDVGIQHFLATEPTAESAARSLVRHALENAGRDNVTVVVIDVHAVGDVVDTGSLAGSGIELVEAGGSAPLESGASRAAAAVTASPRSGREDADRASTDREQVPGADDASADGFADDRSAEYDDLEPVILPDAPPTPRAERA; from the coding sequence GTGACGGCTCGCGGAGAGAACGGGGTTCGGCGACGCCTGAACTACCGCGCCGGGGGCGAGCTGGAGCTCGAGCTCTCGTGGTTCGCAGTGACCGATGTCGGCAGGCGCCGGGAGAACAACCAGGACAGCTACGTCACGACGCCGCCGGTCTTCGCGATCGCGGACGGCATGGGCGGGCACTCCGCCGGCGAGATCGCCTCGGCCGCCGTCGTGCGGCGCCTCGCGGAACTCGGCGGCCGAGAGCTCGTGAGCGAGCAGGACATCGACGAGACGCTCAGCGACGCAGTGGACGACATCGAGCTCGACGCGGGCGACACAGAACTCGGAGCCGGCACCACCGTCACGGGCGTCGTGCTCGGCACCGAGGCCGAGCCGACGTGGAAGGTCTTCAACATCGGCGACTCGCGGGTGTACCAGTACTTCAAGGGCGCGCTCAGTCAGATCACGGTCGATCACTCGGTGGTGCAGCACCTCATCGATACCGGCGCGATCACCGAGGAGGAAGCCGAAGTGCACCCGCACGCGAACGTGATCACGCGCGCGGTCGGGTTCAACGAGGCGCCGATCCCCGACTACACGTCGCTCGCCCTCATCCCGGGGCAGCGCATCCTCATCTGCTCCGACGGGCTCACGAAGGAGCTCACCGACGTGGGCATCCAGCACTTCCTCGCGACGGAGCCCACCGCCGAGTCCGCCGCGCGCTCGCTCGTGCGGCACGCGCTCGAGAACGCAGGGCGCGACAACGTGACCGTCGTCGTCATCGACGTGCACGCAGTGGGCGACGTCGTCGACACGGGAAGCCTCGCAGGGTCGGGCATCGAGCTCGTCGAGGCCGGGGGGAGCGCACCGCTCGAGAGCGGCGCGAGTCGAGCTGCGGCGGCCGTCACCGCGTCGCCGCGTTCCGGCCGCGAGGACGCAGATCGGGCGTCCACCGACCGAGAGCAGGTTCCCGGCGCAGACGACGCGTCCGCCGACGGCTTCGCGGACGACCGCTCGGCCGAGTACGACGACCTCGAACCGGTGATCCTCCCCGATGCGCCGCCGACGCCGCGGGCGGAACGCGCCTGA
- a CDS encoding YaaA family protein, with translation MLILLPPSETKRPGGSGAFDPARLRFAAELSEGRTRVRQALEALSGDEAAAAKALKLGVKNRGELAHNLRLGDSGVLPAIERYTGVLYDALDVASLDAAARDWLDAHVAVQSALFGTIGAGDEIPAYRLSASSRLPELGAPLKRVWSAAHTAIPWAEGRGIVLDLRSKDYAALAPLPAGAGWFVNVAQRSADGRVRALNHFNKAAKGDLVRRLAQAQAEFCDVDALLAWGAAAGLELHVDPDAEAITLVTELGAPGDATSRPSDAG, from the coding sequence ATGCTCATCCTGCTCCCTCCGTCCGAGACGAAGCGCCCCGGCGGCTCCGGCGCGTTCGATCCCGCGCGTCTGCGGTTCGCAGCGGAGCTCTCTGAGGGCAGGACGCGCGTGCGGCAGGCGCTCGAGGCGCTGAGCGGCGACGAGGCGGCGGCGGCGAAGGCGCTGAAGCTCGGCGTCAAGAACCGCGGGGAGCTGGCGCACAACCTCCGTCTCGGCGACAGCGGTGTGCTGCCGGCCATCGAGCGGTACACCGGGGTGCTGTACGACGCACTCGACGTCGCGTCGCTCGACGCAGCCGCCCGCGACTGGCTCGACGCGCACGTCGCCGTCCAGTCGGCCCTCTTCGGCACGATCGGAGCCGGAGATGAGATTCCCGCCTACCGGCTCTCGGCGAGTTCTCGCCTGCCCGAGCTCGGCGCTCCGCTGAAGCGGGTGTGGAGCGCCGCGCACACGGCGATCCCCTGGGCGGAGGGCCGCGGCATCGTGCTCGATCTGCGCTCGAAGGATTACGCCGCGCTCGCCCCGCTTCCGGCAGGCGCCGGTTGGTTCGTCAACGTCGCGCAGCGGAGCGCCGACGGTCGGGTGCGCGCGCTGAACCACTTCAACAAAGCGGCGAAGGGCGACCTGGTGCGCCGACTCGCGCAGGCGCAGGCCGAGTTCTGCGACGTCGACGCCCTGCTCGCGTGGGGCGCCGCGGCGGGCCTGGAACTGCATGTGGACCCCGACGCGGAGGCGATCACCCTCGTCACCGAGCTCGGAGCTCCGGGAGACGCGACGTCGCGCCCGTCAGATGCAGGGTAA
- the atpD gene encoding F0F1 ATP synthase subunit beta, with protein sequence MTETAAVATEATKVVGRIARVTGPVVDIEFPHDAIPDVYNALETSVDFGDGTASSKLVLEVAQHLGDNLVRAIALKPTDGLVRGQEVFDTDGPISVPVGDITKGKVFDVAGNVLNLPEGESIEVTERWGIHRTPPSFDQLESKTELFETGIKSIDLLTPYVQGGKIGLFGGAGVGKTVLIQEMIQRVAQDHGGVSVFAGVGERTREGNDLIHEMEEAGVFDKTALVFGQMDEPPGTRLRVALSALTMAEYFRDVQKQDVLLFIDNIFRFTQAGSEVSTLLGRMPSAVGYQPNLADEMGVLQERITSTRGHSITSLQAIYVPADDYTDPAPATTFAHLDATTELSREIASKGLYPAIDPLTSTSRILDPRYLGEDHYRVATTVKAILQKNKELQEIIAILGVDELSEEDKITVSRARRIQQFLSQNTYMAKKFTGVEGSTVPLKETIESFDAIAKGEFDHVAEQAFFNVGGISDVEENWAKMQKDLA encoded by the coding sequence ATGACCGAAACCGCCGCAGTGGCGACTGAGGCCACCAAGGTTGTCGGGCGGATCGCTCGAGTCACCGGCCCCGTCGTCGACATCGAGTTCCCCCACGATGCGATTCCCGACGTCTACAACGCTCTCGAGACGAGCGTCGACTTCGGCGATGGCACCGCTTCTTCGAAGCTCGTGCTCGAGGTCGCCCAGCACCTGGGCGACAACCTCGTCCGCGCGATCGCACTGAAGCCGACGGACGGCCTCGTCCGCGGCCAGGAGGTGTTCGACACCGACGGACCCATCAGCGTCCCCGTCGGCGACATCACCAAGGGCAAGGTCTTCGACGTTGCCGGCAACGTGCTCAACCTGCCCGAGGGCGAGAGCATTGAGGTCACGGAGCGCTGGGGCATCCACCGCACACCGCCGTCCTTCGATCAGCTCGAGTCGAAGACCGAGCTCTTCGAGACGGGCATCAAGTCGATCGACCTGCTGACCCCGTACGTGCAGGGCGGCAAGATCGGCCTGTTCGGCGGTGCCGGCGTTGGCAAGACCGTGCTCATCCAGGAGATGATCCAGCGCGTGGCGCAGGACCACGGCGGCGTCTCGGTGTTCGCCGGCGTCGGCGAGCGCACCCGTGAGGGCAACGACCTCATCCACGAGATGGAGGAGGCGGGCGTCTTCGACAAGACCGCGCTCGTGTTCGGCCAGATGGACGAGCCGCCGGGAACGCGTCTCCGCGTCGCCCTGTCGGCGCTGACCATGGCGGAGTACTTCCGTGATGTGCAGAAGCAGGACGTGCTGCTCTTCATCGACAACATCTTCCGCTTCACGCAGGCCGGTTCCGAGGTGTCGACGCTGCTCGGCCGCATGCCCTCCGCCGTGGGCTACCAGCCGAACCTCGCCGATGAGATGGGCGTGCTCCAGGAGCGCATCACCTCGACCCGCGGACACTCGATCACCTCGCTGCAGGCGATCTACGTTCCCGCGGACGACTACACCGACCCGGCACCGGCGACCACCTTCGCGCACCTCGATGCGACGACGGAGCTGTCGCGCGAGATCGCATCGAAGGGCCTCTACCCCGCGATCGATCCGCTGACCTCGACCTCGCGCATCCTCGATCCCCGCTACTTGGGCGAGGATCACTACCGCGTGGCGACCACGGTCAAGGCGATCTTGCAGAAGAACAAGGAGCTGCAGGAGATCATCGCGATCCTCGGTGTCGACGAGCTCTCCGAAGAGGACAAGATCACCGTGTCGCGCGCACGTCGCATCCAGCAGTTCCTCTCGCAGAACACGTACATGGCGAAGAAGTTCACCGGTGTCGAGGGATCGACGGTTCCCCTCAAGGAGACCATCGAGTCGTTCGACGCGATCGCCAAGGGCGAGTTCGACCACGTCGCGGAGCAGGCGTTCTTCAACGTCGGCGGCATCAGCGACGTCGAGGAGAACTGGGCCAAGATGCAGAAGGATCTGGCCTAA
- a CDS encoding F0F1 ATP synthase subunit delta, with the protein MGSASREALAQARTALGSGLDTNVGGELLQAARRIAESPALAAALGDASAPAQAKSQLVERLFSGLSAGARSVLTAAVQARWSNVAEFVSGIEELGIRAEGAANAALSDELLAVVGVIDRNHELQLSLGSKLADPAGKLALVQRLFQGKTSASALAVLSHLVASPRGRRLDATLRQAARLAADEAGSELATVTVAAPLTAEQQQRLARALERSAGRPVRITTVVDPALVGGIRVQIADDVIDGSVRARLADLRQQLAA; encoded by the coding sequence ATGGGAAGCGCGTCACGCGAAGCACTGGCCCAGGCGCGCACCGCGCTCGGGTCGGGTCTCGACACGAACGTCGGCGGCGAGCTGCTCCAGGCGGCGCGTCGGATCGCTGAGAGCCCCGCGCTCGCAGCGGCGCTCGGCGACGCCTCGGCTCCGGCTCAGGCGAAGTCGCAGCTGGTCGAGCGACTCTTCAGCGGTCTCTCCGCTGGCGCGCGCTCCGTACTCACCGCCGCCGTGCAGGCCCGGTGGTCGAATGTCGCCGAGTTCGTCTCGGGCATCGAAGAGCTCGGGATCCGCGCCGAGGGAGCCGCGAACGCGGCCCTCTCGGACGAGCTCCTCGCCGTGGTCGGTGTGATCGACCGCAATCATGAACTGCAACTCAGTCTCGGCAGCAAGCTGGCGGACCCCGCCGGCAAGCTCGCCCTCGTGCAGCGCCTCTTCCAGGGGAAGACCTCGGCTTCGGCTCTGGCGGTCCTCTCGCATCTCGTCGCAAGCCCTCGCGGGCGTCGCCTCGATGCGACTCTGCGTCAGGCCGCGCGCCTCGCGGCGGATGAGGCCGGGAGCGAGCTCGCAACGGTGACCGTTGCAGCGCCGCTCACGGCGGAGCAGCAGCAGCGTCTGGCACGCGCACTCGAACGGTCGGCGGGGCGCCCCGTGCGCATCACGACCGTCGTCGATCCGGCTCTGGTCGGCGGCATCCGGGTGCAGATCGCCGATGACGTCATCGACGGCAGCGTTCGCGCGCGACTCGCCGATCTCCGACAGCAGCTCGCTGCATAG
- a CDS encoding F0F1 ATP synthase subunit epsilon — protein MALNVSVVSAERQVWAGEASQVVAKTVEGEIGILSGHEPLLALLAKGEVRVTTAGGEKVAVEAEDGFLSVDHDTITIVAGRATVA, from the coding sequence ATGGCGCTGAACGTGAGCGTCGTCTCGGCCGAGCGGCAGGTCTGGGCGGGTGAGGCCTCCCAGGTCGTCGCGAAGACGGTCGAAGGCGAGATCGGCATCCTCAGCGGCCACGAGCCTCTGCTCGCGCTGCTCGCGAAGGGCGAGGTCCGTGTGACCACGGCCGGGGGCGAGAAGGTCGCCGTCGAGGCGGAGGACGGGTTCCTGTCCGTCGACCACGACACCATCACCATCGTCGCGGGCCGCGCCACCGTCGCGTAG